The Salvelinus sp. IW2-2015 linkage group LG15, ASM291031v2, whole genome shotgun sequence genome includes a region encoding these proteins:
- the tor4ab gene encoding torsin family 4, member Ab: MGDKEDSSGSFSEEAKTEEQKAKLIHPRPSLISPELKAMIRIRTKYQALKRRRLDSATGLFASGRPSTGPDPSLPTASGRPSMGPGLPTAPEIFTSNVKQATHRRRRRKGSRVLFPNNCCKVVPSDKDRSRAKPFFVLFGIIVSLQVYNAIENLDDHVAPYDLEGLDKTLRREVFGQRGAIEELMEHLQGYLSTYAHSQPLALALHGPSGVGKSHLGRLLVRHFRSVLGEDLVVQYFTLHHCPVQGDVGQCARELSLWVEEVVEHAEAQEKIPVFVLDEVELMPAPLLDVLQGLLQPNQTNEHLNVIYVLLSSLGQEEITRHILQNVSCTAKSAGALLRHTLAEHHPLWAEVGLDIVSLTLLEKSHVMECLLEEMTQEGFYPDHGHIEQLAGELSYFTTMGHQYSQNGCKQVVARVNLL, encoded by the exons ATGGGAGATAAGGAGGACAGCTCAGGGAGCTTCTCAGAGGAGGCCAAGACAGAGGAGCAGAAGGCCAAGCTCATCCACCCAAGGCCGTCGCTGATATCCCCTGAACTGAAAGCCATGATCCGCATCAGGACCAAGTACCAGGCTCTGAAGAGACGTCGGCTAGACTCAGCCACTGGGCTCTTTGCCTCAGGTAGACCCTCCACGGGCCCCGACCCCAGCTTACCCACCGCCTCAGGTAGGCCTTCCATGGGCCCCGGCCTACCCACCGCCCCAGAGATCTTCACCTCCAATGTYAAGCAGGCCAcccacaggaggaggaggaggaaggggtctCGTGTGCTCTTCCCTAACAACTGTTGCAAGGTCGTCCCCAGTGACAAGGACCGGAGCCGGGCCAAACCTTTCTTTGTCCTCTTCGGTATCATCGTATCCCTTCAG GTTTACAATGCCATCGAGAACCTGGATGACCATGTGGCACCGTATGACCTGGAAGGCCTGGACAAGACGCTGCGCAGGGAAGTGTTTGGCCAGCGAGGGGCGATAGAAGAGCTGATGGAGCACCTCCAGGGCTACCTGTCCACCTACGCTCACTCCCAGCCCTTGGCCTTGGCCCTGCACGGCCCCAGCGGCGTGGGCAAGAGCCACCTGGGCCGCCTGCTGGTCCGCCACTTCCGCTCGGTGCTGGGAGAAGACCTGGTGGTGCAGTACTTCACCCTACACCACTGCCCCGTACAGGGTGATGTGGGCCAGTGCGCCCGAGAGTTGTCCCTCTGGGTGGAGGAGGTAGTGGAGCATGCCGAGGCTCAGGAGAAGATCCCTGTCTTTGTGCTAGACGAGGTGGAGTTGATGCCGGCTCCTTTGCTGGACGTGCTGCAAGGCCTGCTTCAGCCTAACCAGACCAACGAGCATCTGAACGTCATCTATGTCCTCCTCAGTAGTCTGGGACAGGAGGAGATCACCAGACACATACTGCAGAATGTCTCCTGCACTGCGAAGTCAGCCGGAGCTCTTCTGCGGCATaccctggcagagcatcaccctCTGTGGGCAGAGGTGGGGCTGGATATTGTGTCCCTGACGCTTCTTGAAAAAAGCCATGTGATGGAGTGTTTGCTGGAGGAAATGACACAGGAGGGGTTTTACCCTGACCACGGTCACATCGAGCAGCTGGCAGGGGAACTGTCCTATTTCACCACCATGGGTCACCAGTACTCACAAAATGGCTGC